Sequence from the Panicum virgatum strain AP13 chromosome 5N, P.virgatum_v5, whole genome shotgun sequence genome:
tgctaaactcttttgggataggggttccACACTAGAATAACtttagttgcacatatagatagcatgttttagtttaatattgtgcaatttagttggagccataggtctaagttttaagttgcctaattcacccctctccctcttaggctagagcacccgatccggtatttcaattggtatcagaaccgggactcacttctctcaccaAGAAAGCCAACTtcattggcaatttgtgtttaccggctcacttgatcggttaggcttcaccgcctagtgagttagctctttggggaagggatggattcatTAGTACCTCCTCCACggttcgatggcacgggcttaCAACGTTGGAAGGTTTTAATGGAAGCtcacctccaagcaaagggcctaaatgtttggagagtaacTAGTGAGGAAATGAAGGGCAATAGTCTACAAGAGAAGTAACATGATGCAATAGCCAAATGTGCTATTTTAAGCTCTTTTGGTGACAATGTGTTCAACCGTGTCTTTGCTTGTAAAAATGCTAAGGAACTttggaaaactattagtgagaaccatgaatgtacaaaagatgttgcaaataaaaaatatcatgttctcattgataaacttaatagcttcaagcaacttgatgatgagaatgccgaaactatgtactcacagttgaatattttttgtgaatgagattaactctttagatgtgaagaagATTGATGATTTAgagctcattcgcaagatccttcattcactccgaaggccggagtatgatttggtgatcacaattctttatgagaaagaaatcaacacattgacaccaaatcaagtcctcaacaaggtgatcgcccatgagctacgccatgacatcaagccaagggcgccaccttcttcaccaacatatagcgcacttgcatgcaagcaagtcaataagttgaagaagatggccatcaaaggtagctcaagtgaagaggaagaagaggaggaatgtCAAAATTCTTCAagtgatgaaaaagagccaatggaCCCCAACCTTTACATACAAGTCAAAAAGATAAACAAATGTTTGCAAAAAATCAACTCAAtaggggtatatggtcttcctcaaagatgggcctcatcaCCAACTTATGAAAATTGAGAAgagattcaagaagaagaaagaaaagaaggagaagaagcccaaatatgaatcatttgccatatttggtgaatgggttagtggtggtgaagaatcaagtgctagctcaagtGATTAATCAAGCAAGAAATTCATCACCCACACtaacatgggatcatcatcaaatacttgccttatggccaaaggtatggagagcaatgtaagtgatgatgactccgattctccttcatatgaagaactttttgaactagttcatgagcaccaaaaagtaatTAAGAAGCAATTAAATGAAATTGAAAATCTTAATGTTCTTAATGATCTTAATGCTATCTttgctacaaattatgaaaatttgttaTGCAAATTCAAGTTGCTTagcgaagagcatgaagagctcaagttAAAAATTGAGAGCATTGATGATACTAAtaatgcttcaacttcttgattTGATTCAATTGATAAATCTaatccttgcaatgagaaatgccttgagaatgttgttgtagaatcatgtgatgatctcattgctaagtagaatgatgagctcaagtaaAAAGTACAAAGGCTCATGAGGAACTTGGCTAGATTAAAAGGCAAAAGCAtaaagagcaatgtccaaccttctcaagataaccgtgaagacatggtgaagaagcttgagaaggagtCCActgtgacttgctcaaagtgccatcttagaggccacaagtccaacaagtgttctCAACCAAAGAAgttttcggatgagaagaacaagaaaaaactcacaatcaagagttctctcatctacaccaagctcaaccggaggaacaaataCAATAGCACCACCTATATAATCAAGAAGAAAATCAATGGTAAGGTGGtcgctcacaaggttgggaagcaagaaaggagttggaatcactACATTTGGGggcccaaggatgtcatcaccaatatgaatgggcctcaaatggtgtgggttccaaagaagacttgaagcccaagaaagacttcggggaatttggaggcttggctaaCTAGAAGATGAAGGATTCAAGCTAAAGAAGCCAAACTCGCATCTTGGACATTTATTGCCCAAGTTctccataaggtaatggtagctagattttaaTTCaaacatcatgtagctccattgctctagctaggttgtttgcattgcatcacctagtgctatatatggtgggttgcttgtgtcatgattctaacccatgagcaacctacatggtttgtgtacatttgataagtgtgtagaaaactacacaagactacccttcatggtacgtgaacttcatgaggtatgtgttTCATTTGTACCATaagcacaagctatagggtaaactttccATTATTGTCAAAAACAATGTGAATACATTTGATTGgtaattcaaacactaaatgcacacatttagggggaatTTATCcgatggtttgtgattttggagacTAACGTGTTTTCaagcttatcttttgtagtctcatatTGAGCCATGATCTATTGAACAAAATTTCAATATTTAAGTTCATAGACTATGTGCTCATGCATGTGCTCActttggtgtaccaagtgtgtTTGACCTCAAAGATTTTCAATTGATATTCAacttcaattggtatcatttGAAACAAGTTactttcaaattggtacatgcaagataACTActacccccggaggtatgcatggTCTATAACCCCTTCAAATTGGTATCTTTGTCAATTCTTTattattttagagctacctcagtgcatgatatgatctaagctttctctCTCAATGTTTAGTCGTGTACATGATTTTCATATTATCATTTTGTGTACACAGTTTGTGGAaagtttagctcatgtcatgctagtttcgtgattttgtgatccaccttagtaaCCACTCAATTGATATCTTTATTGATATCATACTCTTGGATTATgattcatggaactaactccctaggctactaacttttcCCTTTGAGCTATATTGCTTTGCCaagcctttttaggtgatttgattccaaaggaggAGAAatttggatcaaagcaaggtaacAATGAGTATCTTCCCAAGGGGGAGCaactttgattccaaaggggaagaaaaagaagaagaagtagcAAAAATGGAAGAAACAAAGGGGGATGATGGATTTAGGGGGAGGTCAAgtcatcattggatgatggtaagcatccaagcaagtgtaagagGTTTCAATTAGATTTCAATTGGTTTTATTTTTTCAATTCTTGCAAAatctatgcttgctttgattgtgttgtcatcaatcaccaaaaaaggggagattgtaagaaaaatgaccccattaggccattgttttgtgattttggtgattgagtaacaacgcaatcaatggaattaatgtgtttgtcaagtgaacattaatagatcccagggatgaaataaaaaaaggccaaacaaaataaaaaacgaagaaagaactcaaagaaagaaTGAAATGGACGATTTCTGCAGTTCCCagtagcaccggatgatccgaagcAGGGGCACCGGAGCATCCGGTTgccaccggataaaccgacgctaaGGCCTCGGTGGAATTTGCTACACCAGTGGGAGAAAGGCCAAATGGCACCGGATGATCTGACGCTACCAAGAATAGAGCGTCGGAGCATTGACTGGAGGATTactcagagacgatgtcaaacATGTTGAAGCGAAAcattcagcaccggatgatccgtaGAGGCATCGGAGCAATGCAtcggagcaatgacgtcagcagacaGCTGAAgaatccttcagcaccggatgatccgacgcccaccggatgaaccgacgcctaggcatcggtttatccggtgcctTCTGCATCACGTGTCAGAAGCCCCAACGGCTACCCCAGGGcacagagtgaccggatgaaccggtgccaCCCCGTCGGTCTATCCGACGCTACGCAGAAAAGTTGGCCAACGGCTCCTAATGGCTCTATCCACTTGGTGGCTtatatatatgggttcccccggccatttgaagtttgctggagttcaagaacatcacacccacacccaaaaatatctccaagccatccaagagcttagtgatcatatctttGTTGAATCAAGAAGATATCTTGGAAcaccggccccttggagctttgtAGTTCGCCGGTAACATCATCGACCCTCAgatttggtgtggagcggcgacgacattcttgtgcgggggacgtggagacctccatcctttgtggagaagctccttagtgtaACCCGAGATTaaggtgaccgtggttgagtccgcggaagagacttgatttccgagaagcgatactcttagtgagtgcttcaacaatgtggatgtaggtgtgcctttgtggctaaccgaaccacgagatAAACACCTGCGTCGAGAAGCaaggatgtaggtgtgcctttgtggctaaccgaaccacgagataaacacctgtgtcgagagtttgcttcattctatcccgctctttaaggttccgcatttcatactagcaattcttgtttgactttactttcatagagtagtatcttgataggaaaggctataggttactaaattcttttgggataggggttccACACTAGAATAACCTTAGTTGCACATATGGATAGCATGTTTTAATTTAATATTGTGtaatttagttggagccataggtctaaattttaagttgtctaattcacccctctccctctaggtctagagcacccgatccgatCTTTCATGAGTCTGCAGCAGGCAGAGAGAGATAAGAGGAGCAGGACATGGCAGAGCAAGGGCGGTGCGAACGACTACATGAGACAGTGAGACGGCAATCTATGCGGTAACTGGCTGTGACACCGCTCAGAGTTGGAATGGGTTACCCGATGACCCAGAGCACTATGCACTGCTTAACACTAGAATTTTATGGGTCGATCTAATGGGTATTTACACTAGAATTTTTATTTTGGGTATCGGGTCACTCGATCGACTCATGCAAATCTGCGTCCTGACCCAGGAGAGCTGGTGGTGGAGGTTATTAGGACGGCGTGGCTGCCGCCAATGGCGCTGGTCGGCTTGAACAGAAGGCGGACGATATTTCGTTTACCGTCCAGAGGAGTACgataaatgaaataccgtccacctctGGGCCTCTCACAACCCTTGGATCGTACTTGTGAGGACGAGATCGACGTGGCCTATAACGGCAGGCAGCGACGGtcctcttcgtcttcctcccgCGACTGGCCGTGCGCGTTCCGTCCATCTCGACGCCGCGCTGTTGCAGCGTTCGTGCGCCAAGCTCCCACgacccgcgcgcgcggcgccgcccaAAAAGTCAACTGTTCCAAGAATAGCGGACGACGCGAAGTCGGAgtgcgggcggcgctggcgccgcgGCGGAGATGCCAGCCAGAAAGAAGCGATGGTCAGGGTCGCGTTCCGGTCGCCGTTGCTGTCCCTCGGAGTGCGGTGCTACGTATAAGCTCGCCGCAGGGGTCCGTCTACCTCTTGCAGCTGCAGCCACAGCCACGGCTAGCTGATCGTCGTGGTCGAAGTCGTCAATAATGCAACCAGGGCAAGAGATCGCTCGACGACGCCATCCGGTACCGGTACAGGTACATCCTGCCCTTCCTGGCCGGTGATCTGGATGGAGCTGGCTGGATCGTCCAGGATTGAGGTAGAGCATATCGTCCGCCCAGTCCAGCTTCTGATTGTCGGCCCGGCCGGACACGACGAAGGCCTGGCCATAGCCTTCAACGGTCAAGGCTACCAGCATGCTGAGGATTCCTTTTTGTCTTCGAGGGGCTGCTTGAAGAACCCGGCCACGTCGATCGCTCATCAGGTTCCGGATCATCACCTCATCTGGAACTCCATGCATGGTTAATGAGCTGCACCTCATATATTATGGTTCACATCCCGATCATCACCTTGTATTTTCGCTCTGTTCGTTTGTCTTGTcagccagccaaccagccaatagtattgttctctcatacaaaatcagtaccagccaccagctactggccagtcagcagtactattctcttataacaaatcagcactagccaACAGCCACAGCCAAATGAACACAGCGAATATATGAGGTGCGGAGATGCATCTTACTATTTCTGAGGCCCAATATCTTCCACTTCAGCCTGGCCCAGTACTTTCATAGACCCAGCTCCAGCAGCCCCGGCCCCCGTTCGTTCGCCAGCCAACGTCGGTGCTCGGCACAAACCGTCCGCGACTTGGACGCCAAGTTGCCGACTCTGACCCGAACCCGTGACCGCCAAGGAACCGGCCGGGCCGCGCCCTGCGACTCCCCGTCCTCTCCCGGCGTATAAATCTCCCAGGCCGCCCCCAATCCTCCCACAGCAACCAAGCCAACGAGCACGATGCGTCGCGAGGGCCGCCAGCACGGGTGGGTGTTCGCCGTCGACCGCAGCCTGGTCGACCCGGAGGGCAAGGTCCGCACGCGCGCGGTGCAGgtcgagggcgcggcggcggccaacggCGGCTTCGTCAGGGCGCCGCGCAAGCCCACCAACCACTCCAAGCCCGCAGTGGGGCGCGCGTACAAGGCCCTGATCGGCAAGGGGGAGGCCGGGTCCGGCAGGGGCAGGCGCAAGTTCAAGCACGACGAGGTCAAGATGTACTACCTCGAGGACGAGGTCCGGGGCGCCGAGGACGCCTTCCACGACGCGATTGTGGAGTTGTGCTACTACTGACGCGGGTCGCGTGGCCCCGGCGTGGCCTCGTGCATCGCCAGGAACAGGAAGTGTAGAGATCGATGCAGGCTTTTGCGTCTGGAGTCTGAATCTGAGTGTGTTTCGGGATGTGAATCTTTGTTGCTTCAGTGAATAAACTAGACTTTGTTGTTATGGGGTCTCGATTGTGATCCTAACTCGgaaatcaatcttgatgttcaAAGTCCAAACTGTAAAGGGGGATGCCAATGTCAGGCGTGTTAGCTTACTGTTTTCAGTCCTAAACCTTTTTGAAACGATATTGTCAAATGTgtgataagttttttttttgtctatttataatttctttgaaaaaaaattatgaattgtGACCCTCGAGTACCAACACTACAGTACAAATAGTCGGCAGTAGCAGTCTGGAATTTGAATGTGTTCCGTTATGTGGATCTCTGTTGCTTGATGTTTTTAGTCCAGAGGTCAGCGCATTTGTAACTCAAGCTGAATTCCCAGTTTCCCATTTATGTCGGAAATCAAAATTGTAATGTTGAAATTTGCAGCCTAAGTTTACTCTATTCAAACCTACAGAGTACACCCATAAATGAAGTTTGAGGTCAAATTTCGGTAAAAGGCGGGGCAGTCTTCGCAGCATATTGGCAAGCATGATGTGAATATTTCAATTCATCCCTTACTCAcaagaccaaaaaaaaaaggtaacaCACGACTTCACAATAACAGGGCCCGTCGCACGTCGCAACAATAGCTACAATAAAGGCGACAAGAAGGAACGAAGCACGATTCCCTCTATTCCTGTGGACTTGGACCACACGATGGTGTTCTGGCATGTTCATGTGGCGGTTGCAGTTCAGGAGAATATGCGCTGATGCCTGATGCCGAGGGCCGTCCGCCAGGACGACCCTGAAAACACAACAAAAGCCCACGCATACCCACACTGAAGGTTGACGACAGGGTTACTCGGGTATATTCATTGGAGGTTCCAGGGTCTCCACAAGACCCCGCAGGTCTAGATCCTTATCCTCGAACTTCTTCAAGAAAGGGTGGTTCTGCGAGAACAATAAATGACAATTCAGCACAACTTACTCAAAATACAATGAGACAGTCAGATTCATTAGAAAGTTAATCAGTCAAAAGGGAATGCTGACCAAGAGTTCCGAAGCAGACATCCGCTGAGCTGGATCCTTTTGTATGCTGCAAATCAATATAGTAAAAAGGTATAAGGCTTCAATATATTACATTAGTTGATCTCAAGATGTGTAAGTTTTCTCTTATATGAAATTTATCATGAAATTTAAGATGACAGTAAACAGAAAAGAAATGCATTAGTACACTGTATAACAAAGAAAGTTTTCTAGGGTCGGTACAGTCACAACCTCACAGTCCAGGTTGATCAATCTGAAAACACCATCAAATGTAAGGTCATGACCATCAAACACGTGTGCCTCAAACTAAGTGTTGACAAATTGAACTTCAGGTTTTAGCTAATGTACTACATGCTGAAGTATCAACTATCAACCATAAATGTACGACACTAACATGCTAGCTAGCATAGAATCCTAAGCTCCCTGAAAAATACCCACCAACTGCAGCTCCACAGTGAAGTAAATGTTAAAAAGGATATTATCTATCGCAAGGGAATGCCCTATTTTAAGAGCTTCACCCACTGAGACATTACTTGCAAATTAATCCCACATCTGCTTGATGTGCAAATAATAATGGGTCAATTGCAGTGTTTTCAGCAGATAATCAACTCTAGCATTAAAGGTTGTAACAAAAGGTCCCATGATAAAATATGGCTTAAGTGGGTTTCTAATTATCTGAAAAATTATTGGAAAACAATGAGGAATTATGTTCCATTAATTAGTGAAGCTCAAATGCATACACCACGGAAGCTATGCAGAAAAATATGTTCATCCAACAGGTGCAGAATAAATTTATTAGATGAAGTCCTCTATCTGTGAGGATCAATTGAATCACCAGAAATATTGCATTTATGTCAATAAGCAAGTGGCATCAAGCAGCTTTATTAACAGCTTCAAATATTTCTGCTAACAAGCATAAAtgcattaattaaattaattttcatgTCCAACTTATAAGAAAAGAATGTTTAGCGTACCAGGAGGAGATAAATGAGCAGAATTCTGGAGAGAACTGATCTGCAGGTGCAGAAGGTGGTGGCTGATCGACAATAGCCTCAAGTAGTTCATAAAAGCTTAACCAACCTTCTCCTTCTGAAGGTATATAGGGGAACCGCCCAATGGCACACTCAAGTATTACTAAGCCCAAACTCCATATGTCACTCTTGTAGTCATATGAGCTTCCGCTAATACGTTCAGGCTGAAGAAGGAAGAAAATAATTCATTGATGAACATAAACTAGCAGGTAGCAATCACATGGCacagaacatgatgaattcaacATACCGCCATATAGTTGTAGGTTCCAACAAATGTATCTCGCTGACCCATTGAGCTTGCTAGCACCGCACTTACCCCAAAGTCAGTAATCTTGACTTCCCCTTTACGGTTGACTAACAAGTTAGAAGGCTTTATGTCCCTGTGAATCACGTGCCTTTCATGATGAAGATATAATAAACCCTCCAAGACCTGAATTAACATAGAACTACTCAATGTTAGCTCTGCAAGAATGTAATCTTGAGTTTCAAAAGATGATAAAACATAAATGTGAGCTTATTCCAAATACAAAACaagtcaaagaaaaaaaaacaaaggtcAACTTTATACAAACCTGCTTACAGAGTACCGCAAGGTATGGTTCCAGAACTGTCTTCACTTGCTTAATGATGTCTGCAAGAGATCCACGATCCATGTACTCAAGAACAAGATATATTACACCATTGTGGTAAAAAGATTGATGGCACAGAACTATATGAGGGCTTTGTGTTGCCTGGTTTATTTTGAGCTCTTGTACTATTTGTTTGCGAACTGACTCCTGAATGTTCATTTGAATACCCTACAGGAGAAATTGTAATACTGTTCACTCAATCGAGCTATAGGTCGTATGGTTGAAATAACATCACAATCCTGAATCCAGTCAACAGAGAATTCCAGAACTTTTCACTTGCTAATGATATTTGCTGATGTACTATCATTTGTTAGCATCAGAATTCATTGACAATTAGCTTATCCACAGATTTTGCATGTAAACATAAACTGGCACTGGAAAATATGGCTATCCTATTCATTTGGCATTTCCACCTCATTTACTAGAGTGTATGGTGTAAAGTGAAATGAATGTGTCCATGTCATTGCAGATATGATTAAACAAAGACACCACATGATAAGACACAGAAAATTCTGATTGTCAGAAAAAACACATACCATGTGCCATTTAAAGAAAAAGGGGTTACTTTTCAAACCAAGAAATACAATAATAGAAAAGCAGAATAAATTTAACAGTCTACATCTAGATGGTGCATATTCTACATCTAGACGGTGCATCAGCTGTGTAACCACCAGATAAATTTGGACAACAGGAATTACCTTTAAGGCATACAATGTACCCACCCATTTGTGCCTCACTAGCTGGACAACACCACCACTTCCTTTACCAATGACTTGAATCATCTCAAGATCATCCATTGATAACTGCACATCTTCCACTTTCAGCTTTGTTGATTCCTGGGGGAAGAAAAAGATGTGATCCAATTCAGAAACTGCTTGACAACCAACTAAATTATAGCAGTACAAACAAAAAAGGGGAAAACAAGAACCCCTCACAGGAGTAGAAGTTAAAAATGGAAGACATTGGGGACAATATATCATATATCATTCAAACAAACAATATATTATTCAAACCAACTAGAAGTAGTTCTAAGAATGCTGTCAAAAAAACATAACTGGGATATAATGCTTCTATTTAGAGAAGCGGTTCTATTCTGAGAAATGGGATAAAAATCTATACAGAAACCATCCCTAGAAGAGGAGGTTCAGAAGACACCAAGTCTTACGGAAATAAGTAGCACCCAAGTTTAGAGCTAAGGTAAAGATCTGACTAAAACCATTTGGAAACACAGTAGAAAGTATCCAGGCTCATACAGGAACATAAAGGGCATGGATCAACGGACACCTAACATAActaatgaaaagaaaaaaattgcagaTATCTTTCCAACTAATAATAATGAACACATAACAATAGGTGTCCTCCATTCTGTTTCACTTCAAACAAAAAGGGCAGAATTTAAACCCTATGTCCCTATGCACGAATCCACATCTGGGCATCAAGATAAACCTGAAACAGAAAGTAGATAAAGGGACTCCTCCCGAACTGCGCCATTGCACGGATTTCATCCTTTCTTTAATAGGACTCGGATTCCATCATTCAATCGAcaaagtaaaaataaaaaatctgaaGAAATGGCCTGGAATCCAACTGCTATCCGTGCTTCTATTATGTACATGTCACCACACGACGTACATTCTGAAACAATACTAATGCACGGATCAACAGAGGACAAAAATAATTCTCGCCGATCTGGAACTCACATCTTCATCCCCATTTTCCTCGGAGATAAGCCGCAAGCCGCTTTGATTAAGCCGCAGTTCGCCATCCTTGAATGTGCCACTCGCCGTCCTGCAGAGAGGCACCAGCTATCAATTTCAGAAACATAATTTCACTTTGCGCATCAACTTGTGTGGATGAACAGTCCAATCCAACGGCCAAGTCGAATCGAAGGATAGACAGAATTAGGCACGATCTGGTCATCTGGACCTGGAACTGTAAGTAGCATCGGGAGCACTCAAACAACGATACACAGAGAGAGGGAACAACCATCGCGCTTATAAATACCACCTTAGCAACTCAAATCACAAGGATATCAGAGACTGATCCAAAgacagagagggggggggggcagttGAGGGTAAGGAATCGAGGAGACTGACAGGAACTTGTCGACGGGGCTCTCCTGCACCGGCACGGAGAGCTTGAGATCCTTGAGCGGCTTCTTCCCCCTCatggcctcgtcgtcgtcggcgctgTAGGGTTAGAGACGGGACCGGAGTCACCGGACTGGCTGCTcgtgctcggggaggaagaaccGAAGAAGGCGAGTAGACCAGGGAAATAAAGCCTGTCTTTTCGGGACAGTGAGTATGCACGCTGGGCCTTCGAGTCTCCTTCCGCCGCTGCACGGTGGGATCACCGTGTGCTCGCACTCTGACGTCGAACTTACGTACAGGTCAAACCGTCAAAGCACGTGCTATGACCACTGTATCAGTCTCAagggttttttttaaaaaaaagcaaaaaccaTGTTCATAAAAACAAAACCACCCTTATGTTATTTAGATTTTTTCCTTGAGTTTTCCACCATGAACTATTTTGTTGAGCACGTATGCTTTGTtctatggcaaaaaaaaaaaacaccacgATTTGGTTGTCTGCAAAATCATTTACCACGTTTATAAATAAGCTTAATCACAGTTTGGTTCTATGGCAAATAAAAAAAACCCACAGTTTGGTGTGGTTCCGACACACACGCAGTAGGAACCAAATTTGTAAGAAAACAAATCAGCAATTTGTTGCAATGTTATACTTTTTatgtaaaaataaaagaaaaagaaatgttaTTCTAGATGATTATCTTTTACTCATATAAAAAATTAGATTACATAGTTTTACTATCCTCTCCGTCTCTAAAATAATGCAACTTTAATTCACTGATGAGTCAAATCattttaaatttgaccaaatttatacaaataatattaataattacataataaaaTAACTATTAATAAATTAGTTATTAATATATCTTCATACCAGATCTATTTAGAGTTTTAAATATTAGTAATTTTTTATacaaatttaattaaatttaaaattatttaattactgtgagGGCAGTCCAACGCAGCTGACTAGGATAGTTTTTTTAATTAATAGAGCTGCCACGTATGCATTTCGGTGATGTGGCGAGGCAATGGAtgatgagagagaaagaaaCCGTTTCTTGATCGAGAAATAGTGGTCTTGTTTGGTTCGGTTCAAGAGCTAGGAACAGtaaactttgaccattaattacagtgtcaaataaagtcagtttacaaaaccaacttcagaaccccgcgctagtgaccttgaagaatctaatgaggcctttgaccgcgcgattagaggatagttactgtagcatcactgtaacaaatcatcgattaattaccgccattagattcgtcgcgaaaagttacacccatccctaaaaaggttttgcaaatagatttcatttagtgaTTCATGtatgcgagatttttttttcgggTTGCGTGCGTGCTAGTTTCCTAGCACAGCCAAACAAGACCAGTGTCCACGCGCGCAACAAGAGGAAAGAAACCACCAGTTCCGCGTTGGGGCGAACATCTCGTTTCCACCATTTCTGGGCCTATGCTGCAGAGCTCGCCGTCGTAGTCTAGATTGGCCCGCTGCCGCCCTGCACAAGCTCGCCAGCGTCGCCCAGCTCCCGCAAGAGCTCTGCCGACGCTCTGCTTGTTGTTCGTGCGCAGTCGCACCAACCCGCGGAGGTCCGCCACCGTCGCTTGCCGGCAGGACCTCAATTCCTCGATGTTGGCCAGTCGCGGGAGCCCCGGCGCCGCTCGTCCCATGGAGGTCCGCCGTCTCGCTTGCCCGCGGGACCTCGGCGCTTGCCGGTCCCGGGAGCCCCGGCGCTGCTCGGCCCATGGAGGTCCGCCGTCTCACTTGCCCGCTGGACCTGGTTGCGAAAGCCATGGCGCCGCTACCCGTGGGTGCCCCGTCGCTTGCGTCGGTTGCTTGT
This genomic interval carries:
- the LOC120673685 gene encoding uncharacterized protein LOC120673685, coding for MRREGRQHGWVFAVDRSLVDPEGKVRTRAVQVEGAAAANGGFVRAPRKPTNHSKPAVGRAYKALIGKGEAGSGRGRRKFKHDEVKMYYLEDEVRGAEDAFHDAIVELCYY
- the LOC120673684 gene encoding mitogen-activated protein kinase kinase 1-like; amino-acid sequence: MRGKKPLKDLKLSVPVQESPVDKFLTASGTFKDGELRLNQSGLRLISEENGDEDESTKLKVEDVQLSMDDLEMIQVIGKGSGGVVQLVRHKWVGTLYALKGIQMNIQESVRKQIVQELKINQATQSPHIVLCHQSFYHNGVIYLVLEYMDRGSLADIIKQVKTVLEPYLAVLCKQVLEGLLYLHHERHVIHRDIKPSNLLVNRKGEVKITDFGVSAVLASSMGQRDTFVGTYNYMAPERISGSSYDYKSDIWSLGLVILECAIGRFPYIPSEGEGWLSFYELLEAIVDQPPPSAPADQFSPEFCSFISSCIQKDPAQRMSASELLNHPFLKKFEDKDLDLRGLVETLEPPMNIPE